The following are from one region of the Leucobacter sp. Psy1 genome:
- a CDS encoding RNA methyltransferase, translating to MRIERVHDLDAPELADYTRLTDVALRRVREPEEGLYLAESTKVIGRALRAGHRPRSVLLLEEWIPRVEGLLDAYPDVPVYVGSSEQLERLTGFHLHRGAIASMHRPALRDPAELISAVRRTGHPADESPGDDGARSRIAVLENLADHANVGSCFRNAAAMGFDAVLVTPSCADPLYRRSVRVSMGTVFQVPWTRIDAWPRGGVELLQELGYAVAGMTLGEGAISLDELVAEDHRDLALVFGSEGHGLQAATDHRLDRRVTIPMMGGVDSLNVAASSAVAFYATRDPRAGEPRA from the coding sequence GTGAGGATCGAGCGCGTTCATGATCTCGACGCTCCCGAGCTCGCCGACTACACGCGGCTCACCGATGTCGCGCTCCGACGGGTGCGCGAGCCGGAGGAGGGGCTCTACCTCGCCGAGTCGACGAAGGTGATCGGTCGTGCCCTGCGCGCCGGGCACCGGCCGCGCTCCGTGCTGCTCCTCGAGGAGTGGATTCCCCGCGTTGAGGGGCTCCTCGACGCGTATCCCGACGTACCCGTCTACGTCGGGAGCTCTGAGCAGCTGGAGCGACTGACCGGTTTCCATTTGCATCGCGGGGCGATCGCCTCGATGCACCGCCCGGCGCTCCGCGACCCGGCCGAGCTGATCTCCGCGGTGCGTCGCACGGGTCACCCTGCGGATGAGTCCCCGGGCGACGACGGGGCCCGCTCGCGCATCGCCGTGCTCGAGAATCTCGCCGATCACGCCAACGTGGGCTCCTGCTTCCGGAACGCTGCGGCGATGGGGTTCGATGCCGTGCTCGTCACGCCCAGCTGCGCCGATCCACTGTATCGTCGCTCAGTGCGCGTCTCGATGGGGACCGTGTTCCAAGTGCCGTGGACACGGATCGATGCATGGCCGCGCGGCGGCGTCGAGCTGCTGCAGGAGCTCGGATATGCCGTCGCGGGCATGACATTGGGGGAGGGAGCGATCTCCCTGGACGAGCTCGTCGCGGAGGACCACCGCGACCTGGCCCTCGTGTTCGGCTCGGAGGGCCATGGGCTCCAGGCCGCCACGGATCACCGTCTCGACCGGCGTGTGACGATTCCCATGATGGGCGGCGTCGACTCTCTGAACGTCGCCGCCTCGTCGGCCGTCGCGTTCTATGCGACCCGTGATCCCCGCGCGGGGGAGCCGCGCGCCTGA
- a CDS encoding transglycosylase family protein, which yields MAFTTTEHTSSFASRFSRGGLLAVGAITLAAGAALVPSAANAADDSKWDAVAECESGGNWATDTGNGYSGGLQFNQGTWEANGGTGNPADASRGEQIRVAENVLDSQGWGAWPTCGGQGGGGGAAAPAAEQAPQQAPVETTWTEAAPAEQAPAGEQAPALDLPDVSPSDETYTVKEGDTLASIAEDQGIESGWLGLFAVNQDTLASADLIVTGQDLVLPAE from the coding sequence ATGGCTTTCACTACCACCGAGCACACCAGCAGCTTCGCCTCCCGCTTCTCGCGCGGCGGCCTCCTCGCCGTCGGCGCGATCACCCTCGCGGCCGGGGCAGCTCTGGTTCCGTCTGCCGCAAACGCGGCCGACGATTCGAAGTGGGACGCCGTCGCAGAGTGCGAGTCCGGCGGCAACTGGGCGACGGACACTGGCAACGGGTACTCCGGCGGCCTGCAGTTCAACCAGGGCACCTGGGAGGCGAATGGCGGCACGGGCAACCCGGCCGACGCGTCGCGCGGCGAGCAGATCCGCGTCGCCGAGAACGTGCTCGACTCGCAGGGCTGGGGCGCATGGCCCACCTGCGGCGGGCAGGGCGGAGGGGGCGGCGCAGCTGCGCCGGCCGCCGAGCAGGCACCGCAGCAGGCACCGGTCGAGACCACCTGGACCGAGGCGGCTCCCGCCGAGCAGGCACCCGCAGGGGAGCAGGCTCCGGCCCTCGATCTGCCCGACGTGAGCCCCTCCGACGAGACCTACACCGTGAAGGAGGGCGACACGCTCGCCAGCATCGCGGAGGATCAGGGCATCGAGAGCGGCTGGCTCGGCCTCTTCGCCGTGAACCAGGACACGCTCGCGAGCGCCGACCTGATCGTCACGGGTCAGGATCTGGTCCTGCCCGCCGAGTAG